The following are encoded in a window of Arctopsyche grandis isolate Sample6627 chromosome 4, ASM5162203v2, whole genome shotgun sequence genomic DNA:
- the PIP5K59B gene encoding phosphatidylinositol 4-phosphate 5-kinase 59B isoform X3, with product MASAEPDILTLDPKTTLPPHHLPPHLQHELASASASASASGLQDEANAEEDKDRDDKNDVHKSDRKIGHRRVGVGGEITYKKIQTTQIMGSIQLGIQHAVGGLASKPERDLLMQDFMTLETTIFPHEGSNHTPAHHYSEFRFRTYAPIAFRYFRDLFGIQPDDFLMSMCSSPLRELSNPGASGSIFYLTDDDEFIIKTVQHKEGEFLQKLLPGYYMNLNQNPRTLLPKFFGLYCYQCNSKNVRLIAMNNLLPSVVKLHQKYDLKGSTYKRKANKSERNKKSPTYKDLDFMEHHPLGLFLEADTHSALVKTIQRDCRVLESFKIMDYSLLVGIHNLDKAHKEKAEERIANAAGEARNEEEGTTGERSALTRTRSEQKAKEDFNNQVRRTQSINRQRLVAHSTAMESIQAESEPIDEDEDVPPGGIPARNGKGERLLLFVGVIDILQSYRFRKKLEHTWKSMIHDGDTVSVHRPSFYAQRFQDFMAKKVFMKIPSPLKHSPSKRKSISRTLKPQDELETSGPSTSYQQSEEVQFPRILWADPSKPKIPDIPEDFRLSTVPENSVEMDYLNAEYSRRFSSSSESFDSRIPSPLGTYSDTSSVARWHTRSPQSYSNERQYNSMKDSLPTFKTLPKSSKPSNRKISFAVDSEVGNLLTPIQQCQCSASSHNSIPESLKDVPFIDNVDDPPSLTTDSNDLKKDEIDVVDESAKIEMDHKNQNEEYLSQDDSTSRKSVDSGFFNSVKKSFANFFSLKSSKSDLKKSPSASTETTKIVQNDAKNVQNNKKDNTNPNQLEINVPAVTSKNDDGESVIPSNFIDECVDDDLAILPYKENHIDIAKEIEICTDFADSDVLEPDLNVSWNNRKMKSSFKTNHTTANETYKPIQMT from the exons ATGGCGTCCGCAGAGCCAGATATCCTCACGCTCGACCCGAAGACTACTCTGCCCCCCCACCACCTGCCGCCCCACCTGCAGCATGAGCTCGCCTCCGCCTCTGCGTCGGCCTCGGCTTCCGGCCTGCAGGATGAGGCCAACGCCGAAGAAG ATAAGGACCGCGATGACAAGAATGAC GTACACAAATCAGATAGGAAAATTGGTCACCGACGGGTCGGCGTCGGTGGAGAGATTACTTATAAGAAGATTCAAACGACACAAATTATGGGTTCGATACAATTGG gGATCCAACATGCAGTCGGTGGGCTTGCTTCAAAGCCAGAGCGCGATTTGTTGATGCAAGACTTCATGACCCTGGAAACAACAATTTTTCCACATGAAGGTAGCAATCATACACCGGCCCATCACTATTCTGAGTTTCGATTCAGGACGTACGCGCCTATTGCATTCCGCTACTTCAGGGACCTCTTTGGCATACAGCCTGATGATTTTTTG ATGTCCATGTGTAGTTCACCACTTCGAGAACTGAGCAATCCGGGAGCGAGTggaagtatattttatttgactgATGATGATGAATTTATAATCAAAACAGTGCAGCATAAAGAAGgcgaatttttacaaaaattattacCGGGATATTATATGAATCTCAATCAG AATCCCCGAACATTGTTGCCAAAGTTCTTCGGTCTTTATTGCTATCAGTGTAATAGTAAAAATGTTAGACTAATTGCTATGAACAATCTACTTCCATCTGTAGTTAAACTTCACCAAAAGTATGATCTTAAAGGTTCGACGTATAAAAGAAag GCTAACAAATCTGAACGGAATAAGAAATCGCCTACTTACAAAGACTTGGATTTCATGGAACATCATCCGCTGGGTCTATTCCTCGAAGCTGACACTCACAGCGCACTTGTCAAGACAATACAGCGGGACTGTCGAGTCTTGGAGAGTTTTaag ATTATGGATTATTCGTTGCTTGTCGGCATACACAACTTGGACAAAGCCCACAAGGAGAAAGCAGAAGAAAGAATTGCCAATGCAGCTGGTGAAGCTAGAAACGAAGAGGAAGGAACAACTGGAGAGCGATCTGCCCTAACCAGAACCag atctgaacagAAGGCAAAGGAGGATTTCAACAACCAAGTCCGGAGAACACA ATCAATAAATAGACAACGACTGGTGGCTCATTCGACTGCTATGGAAAGTATCCAGGCTGAAAGTGAACCCAtagatgaagatgaagatgTTCC aCCTGGAGGTATTCCAGCGCGAAACGGCAAGGGTGAAAGATTACTACTATTCGTCGGTGTCATAGATATACTTCAATCGTACCGGTTCCGGAAAAAACTCGAACATACTTGGAAATCAATGATACACGACGGC GATACTGTGTCTGTACATCGACCGAGTTTTTATGCGCAGCGGTTTCAAGATTTCATGGCAAAAAAAGTATTCATGAAAATTCCATCTC CATTAAAACACTCACCATCGAAGAGGAAAAGTATTTCCAGAACCTTAAAACCCCAAGATGAGCTGGAAACGTCAG GACCCAGCACATCATATCAGCAGTCTGAAGAAGTCCAGTTTCCTAGAATATTATGGGCTGATCCCAGTAAACCCAAGATACCCGATATTCCTGAAGATTTTAGACTTTCCACCGTTCCTGAAAACTCGGTGGAGATGGATTACTTAAATGCAGAATACTCTAGAAGATTTTCGTCTAGTTCTGAAAGTTTTGATTCTAGAATACCTTCACCTCTAGGTACTTATTCTGATACGTCTAGTGTTGCTAGATGGCATACAAGAAGTCCACAAAGCTACTCTAATGAAAGGCAATATAATTCTATGAAGGACTCTTTACCAACATTTAAAACTTTGCCCAAATCTTCTAAACCATCTAATCGTAAAATATCTTTTGCTGTGGACAGTGAAGTAGGCAATCTACTTACTCCTATACAACAGTGCCAATGCTCTGCAAGCAGTCATAATAGTATACCGGAGAGTTTGAAAGATGTCCCATTTATAGACAATGTTGACGATCCACCATCGCTTACAACTGATAGCAATGATCTTAAGAAAGATGAAATTGATGTGGTTGATGAATCTGcaaaaatagaaatggatcataaaaatcaaaatgaagaaTATCTGTCTCAGGATGACTCGACATCAAGAAAATCAGTCGATAGTGGATTCTTTAACAGTGTGAAAAAGAGTTTCGCAAATTTTTTCTCATTAAAATCGAGCAAAAGTGATCTAAAAAAATCGCCTTCAGCTTCAACTGAAACTACCAAAATCGTTCAAAATGATGCTAAAAATgtccaaaataataaaaaagataatACTAATCCAAATCAGCTTGAAATAAATGTACCTGCAGTGACTTCAAAAAATGATGATGGTGAATCAGTAATTCCATCTAATTTTATTGATGAATGTGTGGACGATGATTTAGCTATTCTTCCTTACAAAGAAAACCACATTGATATAgcgaaagaaattgaaatttgtacTGATTTTGCAGACAGTGATGTCTTGGAACCTGATTTAAATGTCTCGTGGAATAACCGAAAAATGAAATCTTCTTTTAAAACGAATCACACGACCGCAAACGAAACGTATAAACCGATTCAAATGACTTGA
- the PIP5K59B gene encoding phosphatidylinositol 4-phosphate 5-kinase 59B isoform X1: MASAEPDILTLDPKTTLPPHHLPPHLQHELASASASASASGLQDEANAEEDKDRDDKNDVHKSDRKIGHRRVGVGGEITYKKIQTTQIMGSIQLGIQHAVGGLASKPERDLLMQDFMTLETTIFPHEGSNHTPAHHYSEFRFRTYAPIAFRYFRDLFGIQPDDFLMSMCSSPLRELSNPGASGSIFYLTDDDEFIIKTVQHKEGEFLQKLLPGYYMNLNQNPRTLLPKFFGLYCYQCNSKNVRLIAMNNLLPSVVKLHQKYDLKGSTYKRKANKSERNKKSPTYKDLDFMEHHPLGLFLEADTHSALVKTIQRDCRVLESFKIMDYSLLVGIHNLDKAHKEKAEERIANAAGEARNEEEGTTGERSALTRTRSEQKAKEDFNNQVRRTQSINRQRLVAHSTAMESIQAESEPIDEDEDVPPGGIPARNGKGERLLLFVGVIDILQSYRFRKKLEHTWKSMIHDGDTVSVHRPSFYAQRFQDFMAKKVFMKIPSLDLPEIKGNHRKFRTLVTSYIALKHSPSKRKSISRTLKPQDELETSGPSTSYQQSEEVQFPRILWADPSKPKIPDIPEDFRLSTVPENSVEMDYLNAEYSRRFSSSSESFDSRIPSPLGTYSDTSSVARWHTRSPQSYSNERQYNSMKDSLPTFKTLPKSSKPSNRKISFAVDSEVGNLLTPIQQCQCSASSHNSIPESLKDVPFIDNVDDPPSLTTDSNDLKKDEIDVVDESAKIEMDHKNQNEEYLSQDDSTSRKSVDSGFFNSVKKSFANFFSLKSSKSDLKKSPSASTETTKIVQNDAKNVQNNKKDNTNPNQLEINVPAVTSKNDDGESVIPSNFIDECVDDDLAILPYKENHIDIAKEIEICTDFADSDVLEPDLNVSWNNRKMKSSFKTNHTTANETYKPIQMT, encoded by the exons ATGGCGTCCGCAGAGCCAGATATCCTCACGCTCGACCCGAAGACTACTCTGCCCCCCCACCACCTGCCGCCCCACCTGCAGCATGAGCTCGCCTCCGCCTCTGCGTCGGCCTCGGCTTCCGGCCTGCAGGATGAGGCCAACGCCGAAGAAG ATAAGGACCGCGATGACAAGAATGAC GTACACAAATCAGATAGGAAAATTGGTCACCGACGGGTCGGCGTCGGTGGAGAGATTACTTATAAGAAGATTCAAACGACACAAATTATGGGTTCGATACAATTGG gGATCCAACATGCAGTCGGTGGGCTTGCTTCAAAGCCAGAGCGCGATTTGTTGATGCAAGACTTCATGACCCTGGAAACAACAATTTTTCCACATGAAGGTAGCAATCATACACCGGCCCATCACTATTCTGAGTTTCGATTCAGGACGTACGCGCCTATTGCATTCCGCTACTTCAGGGACCTCTTTGGCATACAGCCTGATGATTTTTTG ATGTCCATGTGTAGTTCACCACTTCGAGAACTGAGCAATCCGGGAGCGAGTggaagtatattttatttgactgATGATGATGAATTTATAATCAAAACAGTGCAGCATAAAGAAGgcgaatttttacaaaaattattacCGGGATATTATATGAATCTCAATCAG AATCCCCGAACATTGTTGCCAAAGTTCTTCGGTCTTTATTGCTATCAGTGTAATAGTAAAAATGTTAGACTAATTGCTATGAACAATCTACTTCCATCTGTAGTTAAACTTCACCAAAAGTATGATCTTAAAGGTTCGACGTATAAAAGAAag GCTAACAAATCTGAACGGAATAAGAAATCGCCTACTTACAAAGACTTGGATTTCATGGAACATCATCCGCTGGGTCTATTCCTCGAAGCTGACACTCACAGCGCACTTGTCAAGACAATACAGCGGGACTGTCGAGTCTTGGAGAGTTTTaag ATTATGGATTATTCGTTGCTTGTCGGCATACACAACTTGGACAAAGCCCACAAGGAGAAAGCAGAAGAAAGAATTGCCAATGCAGCTGGTGAAGCTAGAAACGAAGAGGAAGGAACAACTGGAGAGCGATCTGCCCTAACCAGAACCag atctgaacagAAGGCAAAGGAGGATTTCAACAACCAAGTCCGGAGAACACA ATCAATAAATAGACAACGACTGGTGGCTCATTCGACTGCTATGGAAAGTATCCAGGCTGAAAGTGAACCCAtagatgaagatgaagatgTTCC aCCTGGAGGTATTCCAGCGCGAAACGGCAAGGGTGAAAGATTACTACTATTCGTCGGTGTCATAGATATACTTCAATCGTACCGGTTCCGGAAAAAACTCGAACATACTTGGAAATCAATGATACACGACGGC GATACTGTGTCTGTACATCGACCGAGTTTTTATGCGCAGCGGTTTCAAGATTTCATGGCAAAAAAAGTATTCATGAAAATTCCATCTC TTGACCTCCCGGAAATTAAGGGCAACCATCGCAAGTTCCGCACCCTTGTGACCAGTTATATAG CATTAAAACACTCACCATCGAAGAGGAAAAGTATTTCCAGAACCTTAAAACCCCAAGATGAGCTGGAAACGTCAG GACCCAGCACATCATATCAGCAGTCTGAAGAAGTCCAGTTTCCTAGAATATTATGGGCTGATCCCAGTAAACCCAAGATACCCGATATTCCTGAAGATTTTAGACTTTCCACCGTTCCTGAAAACTCGGTGGAGATGGATTACTTAAATGCAGAATACTCTAGAAGATTTTCGTCTAGTTCTGAAAGTTTTGATTCTAGAATACCTTCACCTCTAGGTACTTATTCTGATACGTCTAGTGTTGCTAGATGGCATACAAGAAGTCCACAAAGCTACTCTAATGAAAGGCAATATAATTCTATGAAGGACTCTTTACCAACATTTAAAACTTTGCCCAAATCTTCTAAACCATCTAATCGTAAAATATCTTTTGCTGTGGACAGTGAAGTAGGCAATCTACTTACTCCTATACAACAGTGCCAATGCTCTGCAAGCAGTCATAATAGTATACCGGAGAGTTTGAAAGATGTCCCATTTATAGACAATGTTGACGATCCACCATCGCTTACAACTGATAGCAATGATCTTAAGAAAGATGAAATTGATGTGGTTGATGAATCTGcaaaaatagaaatggatcataaaaatcaaaatgaagaaTATCTGTCTCAGGATGACTCGACATCAAGAAAATCAGTCGATAGTGGATTCTTTAACAGTGTGAAAAAGAGTTTCGCAAATTTTTTCTCATTAAAATCGAGCAAAAGTGATCTAAAAAAATCGCCTTCAGCTTCAACTGAAACTACCAAAATCGTTCAAAATGATGCTAAAAATgtccaaaataataaaaaagataatACTAATCCAAATCAGCTTGAAATAAATGTACCTGCAGTGACTTCAAAAAATGATGATGGTGAATCAGTAATTCCATCTAATTTTATTGATGAATGTGTGGACGATGATTTAGCTATTCTTCCTTACAAAGAAAACCACATTGATATAgcgaaagaaattgaaatttgtacTGATTTTGCAGACAGTGATGTCTTGGAACCTGATTTAAATGTCTCGTGGAATAACCGAAAAATGAAATCTTCTTTTAAAACGAATCACACGACCGCAAACGAAACGTATAAACCGATTCAAATGACTTGA
- the PIP5K59B gene encoding phosphatidylinositol 4-phosphate 5-kinase 59B isoform X7: MASAEPDILTLDPKTTLPPHHLPPHLQHELASASASASASGLQDEANAEEDKDRDDKNDVHKSDRKIGHRRVGVGGEITYKKIQTTQIMGSIQLGIQHAVGGLASKPERDLLMQDFMTLETTIFPHEGSNHTPAHHYSEFRFRTYAPIAFRYFRDLFGIQPDDFLMSMCSSPLRELSNPGASGSIFYLTDDDEFIIKTVQHKEGEFLQKLLPGYYMNLNQNPRTLLPKFFGLYCYQCNSKNVRLIAMNNLLPSVVKLHQKYDLKGSTYKRKANKSERNKKSPTYKDLDFMEHHPLGLFLEADTHSALVKTIQRDCRVLESFKIMDYSLLVGIHNLDKAHKEKAEERIANAAGEARNEEEGTTGERSALTRTRSEQKAKEDFNNQVRRTQSINRQRLVAHSTAMESIQAESEPIDEDEDVPPGGIPARNGKGERLLLFVGVIDILQSYRFRKKLEHTWKSMIHDGDTVSVHRPSFYAQRFQDFMAKKVFMKIPSLDLPEIKGNHRKFRTLVTSYIALKHSPSKRKSISRTLKPQDELETSGLPLSCCSTPPPPFEDIAGGTSTSTGGTSPGGRNLTHPRNQHRPAGSSRTDSASTTSSSASVSLARRGRGDSSILTPAATSTCSVLTASSASIAAGNSSSGDVRAVCWTPPASTEGSTPTWTEGTPSFTESSSSGDQGCLSTPVKRHDGRGKKVDMHTDPGVDLAINCLTTEMQSLKNRVDFDYE; the protein is encoded by the exons ATGGCGTCCGCAGAGCCAGATATCCTCACGCTCGACCCGAAGACTACTCTGCCCCCCCACCACCTGCCGCCCCACCTGCAGCATGAGCTCGCCTCCGCCTCTGCGTCGGCCTCGGCTTCCGGCCTGCAGGATGAGGCCAACGCCGAAGAAG ATAAGGACCGCGATGACAAGAATGAC GTACACAAATCAGATAGGAAAATTGGTCACCGACGGGTCGGCGTCGGTGGAGAGATTACTTATAAGAAGATTCAAACGACACAAATTATGGGTTCGATACAATTGG gGATCCAACATGCAGTCGGTGGGCTTGCTTCAAAGCCAGAGCGCGATTTGTTGATGCAAGACTTCATGACCCTGGAAACAACAATTTTTCCACATGAAGGTAGCAATCATACACCGGCCCATCACTATTCTGAGTTTCGATTCAGGACGTACGCGCCTATTGCATTCCGCTACTTCAGGGACCTCTTTGGCATACAGCCTGATGATTTTTTG ATGTCCATGTGTAGTTCACCACTTCGAGAACTGAGCAATCCGGGAGCGAGTggaagtatattttatttgactgATGATGATGAATTTATAATCAAAACAGTGCAGCATAAAGAAGgcgaatttttacaaaaattattacCGGGATATTATATGAATCTCAATCAG AATCCCCGAACATTGTTGCCAAAGTTCTTCGGTCTTTATTGCTATCAGTGTAATAGTAAAAATGTTAGACTAATTGCTATGAACAATCTACTTCCATCTGTAGTTAAACTTCACCAAAAGTATGATCTTAAAGGTTCGACGTATAAAAGAAag GCTAACAAATCTGAACGGAATAAGAAATCGCCTACTTACAAAGACTTGGATTTCATGGAACATCATCCGCTGGGTCTATTCCTCGAAGCTGACACTCACAGCGCACTTGTCAAGACAATACAGCGGGACTGTCGAGTCTTGGAGAGTTTTaag ATTATGGATTATTCGTTGCTTGTCGGCATACACAACTTGGACAAAGCCCACAAGGAGAAAGCAGAAGAAAGAATTGCCAATGCAGCTGGTGAAGCTAGAAACGAAGAGGAAGGAACAACTGGAGAGCGATCTGCCCTAACCAGAACCag atctgaacagAAGGCAAAGGAGGATTTCAACAACCAAGTCCGGAGAACACA ATCAATAAATAGACAACGACTGGTGGCTCATTCGACTGCTATGGAAAGTATCCAGGCTGAAAGTGAACCCAtagatgaagatgaagatgTTCC aCCTGGAGGTATTCCAGCGCGAAACGGCAAGGGTGAAAGATTACTACTATTCGTCGGTGTCATAGATATACTTCAATCGTACCGGTTCCGGAAAAAACTCGAACATACTTGGAAATCAATGATACACGACGGC GATACTGTGTCTGTACATCGACCGAGTTTTTATGCGCAGCGGTTTCAAGATTTCATGGCAAAAAAAGTATTCATGAAAATTCCATCTC TTGACCTCCCGGAAATTAAGGGCAACCATCGCAAGTTCCGCACCCTTGTGACCAGTTATATAG CATTAAAACACTCACCATCGAAGAGGAAAAGTATTTCCAGAACCTTAAAACCCCAAGATGAGCTGGAAACGTCAG GCTTACCATTGAGCTGTTGCAGCACACCACCTCCTCCTTTTGAGGATATAGCTGGTGGTACTAGCACGAGTACAGGAGGAACTTCACCCGGTGGTAGAAATTTGACTCATCCTAGGAATCAACACCGGCCAGCTGGGTCATCTCGTACTGACTCGGCTTCAACCACATCTAGCTCTGCGAGTGTTAGTTTAGCTAGAAGG ggTCGAGGAGACAGCTCTATACTAACTCCAGCGGCTACATCGACATGTTCTGTTCTAACGGCTAGCAGTGCATCTATAGCAGCTGGAAATTCGag CTCTGGCGACGTGCGTGCAGTTTGTTGGACACCTCCAGCCTCCACCGAAGGATCGACTCCAACATGGACCGAAGGCACGCCCAGCTTCACCGAATCTAGTAGCAGCGGAGATCAAG GTTGTTTATCGACACCGGTGAAGCGACATGACGGTCGAGGCAAGAAGGTGGATATGCACACCGACCCTGGAGTGGATTTAGCTATTAATTGCCTCACCACAGAGATG
- the PIP5K59B gene encoding phosphatidylinositol 4-phosphate 5-kinase 59B isoform X4, which produces MASAEPDILTLDPKTTLPPHHLPPHLQHELASASASASASGLQDEANAEEDKDRDDKNDVHKSDRKIGHRRVGVGGEITYKKIQTTQIMGSIQLGIQHAVGGLASKPERDLLMQDFMTLETTIFPHEGSNHTPAHHYSEFRFRTYAPIAFRYFRDLFGIQPDDFLMSMCSSPLRELSNPGASGSIFYLTDDDEFIIKTVQHKEGEFLQKLLPGYYMNLNQNPRTLLPKFFGLYCYQCNSKNVRLIAMNNLLPSVVKLHQKYDLKGSTYKRKANKSERNKKSPTYKDLDFMEHHPLGLFLEADTHSALVKTIQRDCRVLESFKIMDYSLLVGIHNLDKAHKEKAEERIANAAGEARNEEEGTTGERSALTRTRSINRQRLVAHSTAMESIQAESEPIDEDEDVPPGGIPARNGKGERLLLFVGVIDILQSYRFRKKLEHTWKSMIHDGDTVSVHRPSFYAQRFQDFMAKKVFMKIPSPLKHSPSKRKSISRTLKPQDELETSGPSTSYQQSEEVQFPRILWADPSKPKIPDIPEDFRLSTVPENSVEMDYLNAEYSRRFSSSSESFDSRIPSPLGTYSDTSSVARWHTRSPQSYSNERQYNSMKDSLPTFKTLPKSSKPSNRKISFAVDSEVGNLLTPIQQCQCSASSHNSIPESLKDVPFIDNVDDPPSLTTDSNDLKKDEIDVVDESAKIEMDHKNQNEEYLSQDDSTSRKSVDSGFFNSVKKSFANFFSLKSSKSDLKKSPSASTETTKIVQNDAKNVQNNKKDNTNPNQLEINVPAVTSKNDDGESVIPSNFIDECVDDDLAILPYKENHIDIAKEIEICTDFADSDVLEPDLNVSWNNRKMKSSFKTNHTTANETYKPIQMT; this is translated from the exons ATGGCGTCCGCAGAGCCAGATATCCTCACGCTCGACCCGAAGACTACTCTGCCCCCCCACCACCTGCCGCCCCACCTGCAGCATGAGCTCGCCTCCGCCTCTGCGTCGGCCTCGGCTTCCGGCCTGCAGGATGAGGCCAACGCCGAAGAAG ATAAGGACCGCGATGACAAGAATGAC GTACACAAATCAGATAGGAAAATTGGTCACCGACGGGTCGGCGTCGGTGGAGAGATTACTTATAAGAAGATTCAAACGACACAAATTATGGGTTCGATACAATTGG gGATCCAACATGCAGTCGGTGGGCTTGCTTCAAAGCCAGAGCGCGATTTGTTGATGCAAGACTTCATGACCCTGGAAACAACAATTTTTCCACATGAAGGTAGCAATCATACACCGGCCCATCACTATTCTGAGTTTCGATTCAGGACGTACGCGCCTATTGCATTCCGCTACTTCAGGGACCTCTTTGGCATACAGCCTGATGATTTTTTG ATGTCCATGTGTAGTTCACCACTTCGAGAACTGAGCAATCCGGGAGCGAGTggaagtatattttatttgactgATGATGATGAATTTATAATCAAAACAGTGCAGCATAAAGAAGgcgaatttttacaaaaattattacCGGGATATTATATGAATCTCAATCAG AATCCCCGAACATTGTTGCCAAAGTTCTTCGGTCTTTATTGCTATCAGTGTAATAGTAAAAATGTTAGACTAATTGCTATGAACAATCTACTTCCATCTGTAGTTAAACTTCACCAAAAGTATGATCTTAAAGGTTCGACGTATAAAAGAAag GCTAACAAATCTGAACGGAATAAGAAATCGCCTACTTACAAAGACTTGGATTTCATGGAACATCATCCGCTGGGTCTATTCCTCGAAGCTGACACTCACAGCGCACTTGTCAAGACAATACAGCGGGACTGTCGAGTCTTGGAGAGTTTTaag ATTATGGATTATTCGTTGCTTGTCGGCATACACAACTTGGACAAAGCCCACAAGGAGAAAGCAGAAGAAAGAATTGCCAATGCAGCTGGTGAAGCTAGAAACGAAGAGGAAGGAACAACTGGAGAGCGATCTGCCCTAACCAGAACCag ATCAATAAATAGACAACGACTGGTGGCTCATTCGACTGCTATGGAAAGTATCCAGGCTGAAAGTGAACCCAtagatgaagatgaagatgTTCC aCCTGGAGGTATTCCAGCGCGAAACGGCAAGGGTGAAAGATTACTACTATTCGTCGGTGTCATAGATATACTTCAATCGTACCGGTTCCGGAAAAAACTCGAACATACTTGGAAATCAATGATACACGACGGC GATACTGTGTCTGTACATCGACCGAGTTTTTATGCGCAGCGGTTTCAAGATTTCATGGCAAAAAAAGTATTCATGAAAATTCCATCTC CATTAAAACACTCACCATCGAAGAGGAAAAGTATTTCCAGAACCTTAAAACCCCAAGATGAGCTGGAAACGTCAG GACCCAGCACATCATATCAGCAGTCTGAAGAAGTCCAGTTTCCTAGAATATTATGGGCTGATCCCAGTAAACCCAAGATACCCGATATTCCTGAAGATTTTAGACTTTCCACCGTTCCTGAAAACTCGGTGGAGATGGATTACTTAAATGCAGAATACTCTAGAAGATTTTCGTCTAGTTCTGAAAGTTTTGATTCTAGAATACCTTCACCTCTAGGTACTTATTCTGATACGTCTAGTGTTGCTAGATGGCATACAAGAAGTCCACAAAGCTACTCTAATGAAAGGCAATATAATTCTATGAAGGACTCTTTACCAACATTTAAAACTTTGCCCAAATCTTCTAAACCATCTAATCGTAAAATATCTTTTGCTGTGGACAGTGAAGTAGGCAATCTACTTACTCCTATACAACAGTGCCAATGCTCTGCAAGCAGTCATAATAGTATACCGGAGAGTTTGAAAGATGTCCCATTTATAGACAATGTTGACGATCCACCATCGCTTACAACTGATAGCAATGATCTTAAGAAAGATGAAATTGATGTGGTTGATGAATCTGcaaaaatagaaatggatcataaaaatcaaaatgaagaaTATCTGTCTCAGGATGACTCGACATCAAGAAAATCAGTCGATAGTGGATTCTTTAACAGTGTGAAAAAGAGTTTCGCAAATTTTTTCTCATTAAAATCGAGCAAAAGTGATCTAAAAAAATCGCCTTCAGCTTCAACTGAAACTACCAAAATCGTTCAAAATGATGCTAAAAATgtccaaaataataaaaaagataatACTAATCCAAATCAGCTTGAAATAAATGTACCTGCAGTGACTTCAAAAAATGATGATGGTGAATCAGTAATTCCATCTAATTTTATTGATGAATGTGTGGACGATGATTTAGCTATTCTTCCTTACAAAGAAAACCACATTGATATAgcgaaagaaattgaaatttgtacTGATTTTGCAGACAGTGATGTCTTGGAACCTGATTTAAATGTCTCGTGGAATAACCGAAAAATGAAATCTTCTTTTAAAACGAATCACACGACCGCAAACGAAACGTATAAACCGATTCAAATGACTTGA